One window of the Salvia splendens isolate huo1 chromosome 1, SspV2, whole genome shotgun sequence genome contains the following:
- the LOC121794104 gene encoding protein tesmin/TSO1-like CXC 2, with amino-acid sequence MEDRLDISAKESNREVLEVMDTPERSKNSQISASLAKFEDSPVFTFLNSLSPIKPVKSTHITQTINPLSFASIPSVFTSPHVSSIRESRFLRRHQLSDPSKPEFSSDDGTKLDANKANADATDQMDEQKENGDGGDMAAEPSFGDCSKFVVDFAKEYECASPNSNLRKGCDREDKDMADYGCTSSALVPLMHEHPQRGEVNIDGVNQTTEGAPCDWEHMLSDTSELLIFESPDVRVSFSKSVDPGASFYTGIKSDMQNLHLISAVDSGEHVVEGNEAEVMSTQPGEGDEVDNAASLNNSDEQVDCEQLGFYHGMRRRCLVFEMGGARRKHLEENSISDSSAWIPSDGNMASNDQKLVLLNRGNESSRRLMPGIGLHLNALATTPKDYNIVNLDSSSSARLLIGPSSVVNLHPSNGGQGLLDNILVVATSDRDVDGLEMAVEDACPPSATAANEEINQSSPKKKRRRAEQSGEGESCKRCNCKRSKCLKLYCECFAAGVYCVEPCACIDCFNKPIHEETVLATRKQIESRNPLAFAPKVIRGSDPPLEIGDDSSKTPASARHKRGCNCKKSGCLKKYCECYQGGVGCSINCRCEGCKNAFGRKDGMEAEAEQEEEEEEEEETDASEKSVPDKSLQKIAMENDVEQNMESVPPATPLRGGRPSAQLPFSSKKKPPRSSLPSIGSSSSSFIPRQRFGKSSFLPPPPKFETIREDEIPYFLQGEGGSSDGGVQTASPNRKRVSPPHNAGGGMSPGLRSSRKLILESIPSFPSLTPNQ; translated from the exons ATGGAGGATAGACTTGACATTTCTGCAAAAGAGAGTAACAGAGAAGTGCTTGAGGTGATGGATACTCCGGAGAGGAGCAAGAACAGTCAGATCTCAGCTTCTCTTGCCAAATTTGAG GATTCCCCGGTTTTTACCTTCCTCAATAGTCTTTCCCCTATAAAGCCTGTTAAATCCACACACATCACTCAGACGATCAACCCTCTTAGTTTCGCATCCATTCCATCAGTCTTCACTTCGCCTCATGTTAGTTCTATACGGGAATCCAGGTTTCTCCGAAG GCATCAGCTTTCCGATCCATCAAAACCTGAGTTTTCTTCTGATGATGGGACCAAACTTGATGCAAATAAGGCCAATGCAGATGCTACCGACCAAATGGATGAGCAAAAGGAAAATGGTGATGGTGGTGATATGGCTGCTGAGCCATCTTTCGGTGATTGCTCCAAGTTTGTGGTGGATTTTGCCAAAGAATATGAATGTGCTAGCCCAAACTCCAACTTAAGAAAGGGTTGTGATCGTGAAGACAAAGACATGGCAGATTATGGCTGCACTTCTTCAGCCCTTGTTCCGTTAATGCATGAACACCCTCAGAGGGGTGAAGTGAATATTGACGGGGTAAATCAAACTACAGAAGGTGCTCCCTGTGATTGGGAGCATATGTTATCTGATACGTCTGAGCTGCTGATTTTTGAATCTCCGGATGTTAGAGTTTCTTTCAGCAAATCAGTTGATCCCGGGGCGAGTTTCTATACTGGCATTAAAAGTGACATGCAGAACTTGCACTTAATTAGTGCAGTGGATTCTGGTGAGCATGTTGTCGAAGGAAATGAAGCTGAAGTTATGTCTACTCAGCCCGGAGAAGGAGACGAGGTGGACAATGCTGCATCATTGAACAATTCTGATGAACAAGTGGATTGTGAG CAACTTGGTTTCTACCATGGCATGAGAAGGCGCTGTCTGGTTTTTGAGATGGGAGGAGCTCGTAGGAAACATTTGGAAGAGAATTCCATCTCTGATTCTTCCGCGTGGATTCCTTCTGATGGTAATATGGCCTCCAATGACCAGAAGCTTGTCCTGTTAAACAGGGGGAACGAGTCTTCACGTCGTCTTATGCCTGGCATTGGCTTGCATCTAAATGCTCTTGCAACAACACCTAAGGACTATAATATTGTTAACCTTGATTCTTCATCGTCTGCACGGTTATTGATTGGTCCTAGCTCAGTTGTCAATCTCCACCCATCAAATGGCGGTCAAGGACTGCTGGACAACATTTTAGTCGTTGCCACATCTGACAGAGATGTCGATGGCTTGGAAATGGCTGTTGAGGATGCTTGTCCGCCATCTGCAACAGCAGCAAATGAAGAGATCAATCAGAGCAGTCCAAAGAAAAAGAG ACGTAGGGCTGAACAATCTGGAGAAGGAGAATCGTGTAAGCGATGCAACTGCAAGAGATCAAAATGTCTAAAACT CTACTGTGAATGCTTTGCTGCCGGGGTGTACTGTGTGGAGCCATGTGCTTGTATAGATTGCTTCAATAAACCTATCCATGAAGAAACCGTCCTTGCAACGCGCAAGCAAATCGAATCAAGAAATCCTCTCGCCTTTGCTCCCAAAGTGATCAGAGGATCAGATCCACCATTAGAGATCGGG GATGACTCCAGCAAGACTCCTGCTTCTGCTCGTCACAAGCGAGGATGCAACTGCAAGAAATCGGGCTGCCTAAAGAAATACTGTGAATGCTATCAG GGTGGCGTCGGCTGCTCCATCAACTGCAGATGCGAAGGGTGTAAGAACGCATTCGGTAGAAAAGACG GCATGGAAGCTGAAGCcgagcaagaagaagaagaagaagaagaagaagaaacagaCGCATCTGAGAAGAGCGTGCCCGACAAAAGTTTGCAGAAGATTGCAATGGAGAACGATGTGGAACAGAACATGGAGTCCGTGCCTCCTGCAACCCCTCTAAGGGGAGGAAG GCCATCGGCTCAGCTCCCGTTTTCCTCAAAGAAGAAACCACCACGATCCTCGCTCCCTTCCATTGGCTCCTCCTCCTCGAGCTTCATTCCTAGGCAAAGATTCGGGAAATCGAGCTTCCTCCCGCCACCACCAAAGTTCGAGACCATCAGAGAAGACGAGATTCCCTACTTTCTCCAAGGCGAAGGAGGGTCTTCTGATGGAGGCGTCCAGACAGCCTCGCCTAACCGGAAGAGAGTGTCTCCGCCTCACAATGCAGGTGGCGGAATGTCCCCTGGCCTCAGGAGCAGCCGGAAGCTCATCCTTGAGTCAATACCATCGTTCCCGTCTCTCACTCCGAACCAGTGA